The following coding sequences are from one Vicugna pacos chromosome 11, VicPac4, whole genome shotgun sequence window:
- the MAP10 gene encoding microtubule-associated protein 10, translating to MAAPLSERLFSLELLVDWVRLEAGLLPPPAVAVEEQEQAEEEEEASPPRPSRGLCPAVAFRLLDFPTLLVYPPGGPAAPAPEPRPGLVSFGRGKSCLFRLHGATLHRLLLRTPLYTLLLQLPPGRPTPAPQLLGACSISLAAAVHKVLGPAASGCSQGHRGSFPLHDREGKRIGDIALGYRLTDLGSSLLGHLERPVTSTGGGVAGAEVQKAVEVSSQTLPGRQQLQLPNSEPSPRDADEPLVDVKISGAQKDLKEKVFHSKTDSDNTGSVENGKTSCVICSSGSSKKSVSPPNQEVTELDVETNIICPPPLYYTHLSHKKTPPKQGKITIEPQLNATEELDGTFLAGKLVNPPAHTNPLEHTNSEAHERPPVLINPSHVQDMGASNQTTDRSQTEQNRINTIRQLPLLNALLVELSLLYTQPVASPTHIHPHLAWLYRTEDKKSPESSAKSTCTSESKDKLSVGENEKSGSLLYTKNKSENLKKAKCFEKKGGTPQKRVPRGKLLYGLTNTLRLRLKQTNPGMLVVHEKREQYRKMQAQILGAKLRISSSKVKVVNFAEQHQKPHQLPKDKYLESDASFAENSGTSKQVSVAFDDPSTTKETQLKRATEKTVDCGENGTSNDLLEEIVSPADSIVSERFIHTNMVEGKVEMKAPSLFVFQQDAAVDQIIVGKEIGDRQGKVTDNDIPTADRSENSPSKSSCSKSISELKSSGDFTSPCYSEDTSRILQAHDRRHSQHTSQSSETRPSMRKNGSEKSSILSPPFSAGSPVLSHKRFHISKTQGRSLEEASYVSTSDFSSSHWTEEKENQIDQNSMHNSKVTKRDQDISTKLKSRTDRKSSEKSQSPRTSQVSSYLPSNLSELELNVLDSSPSDHFEEDNDDIYSLNISKQCKDICELVINKLPGYTV from the coding sequence atGGCGGCCCCCTTGTCCGAGCGGCTGTTCTCGCTGGAGCTGCTTGTGGACTGGGTACGCCTTGAAGCCGGgctgctgccgccgcccgcgGTCGCGGTGGAAGAGCAGGagcaggcggaggaggaggaggaggcatcgCCGCCGCGGCCCTCGCGTGGCCTGTGCCCCGCCGTGGCCTTCCGCCTGCTGGACTTCCCCACGCTGCTGGTTTACCCTCCCGGcggccccgccgcccccgccccggaaCCTCGGCCCGGCCTGGTCAGCTTCGGTCGCGGCAAGTCCTGTCTGTTCCGCCTGCACGGCGCCACCTTGCACCGCCTGCTGCTTCGGACGCCGCTTTACACCTTGCTGCTGCAGCTGCCCCCCGGGCGCCCGACTCCCGCCCCGCAGCTCCTAGGAGCCTGCAGCATCTCGCTGGCAGCCGcggtgcacaaggtcctggggccCGCCGCCTCCGGCTGCTCGCAGGGCCATCGAGGGAGTTTCCCTCTGCATGACCGGGAGGGGAAGCGGATTGGGGACATTGCCCTGGGCTACCGCCTGACCGATCTGGGAAGCAGTCTGCTGGGCCATCTGGAGCGGCCAGTCACTTCCACAGGAGGTGGAGTGGCGGGTGCAGAGGTGCAGAAAGCAGTAGAGGTCAGTTCCCAAACCTTGCCGGGGAGACAGCAGCTGCAGCTGCCAAACTCAGAGCCAAGCCCAAGAGATGCTGATGAGCCTCTGGTGGACGTAAAAATCTCAGGGGCACAGAAGgatttgaaagaaaaagttttcCACAGCAAGACCGACTCTGATAACACGGGTTCTGTGGAGAATGGCAAAACTAGCTGTGTTATTTGTTCAAGTGGTAGCAGCAAGAAAAGTGTTAGCCCCCCAAATCAGGAAGTCACAGAGTTGGATGTTGAAACCAACATAATTTGCCCTCCTCCTCTGTATTACACGCATCTGAGCCACAAAAAGACACCTCCTAAACAGGGTAAAATCACCATTGAGCCCCAACTGAATGCAACTGAGGAACTGGATGGTACTTTTCTGGCAGGAAAACTTGTAAATCCCCCAGCACATACTAACCCTCTAGAACATACAAATTCTGAAGCACATGAGAGGCCTCCAGTGCTTATAAATCCTTCACACGTTCAGGATATGGGAGCAAGTAATCAAACTACAGACCGTTCTCAAACTGAACAAAATAGAATTAATACTATAAGGCAGCTGCCTTTATTAAATGCTTTGTTGGTTGAATTGTCCCTGTTATACACCCAACCCGTGGCAAGCCCTACTCATATACATCCTCACTTAGCCTGGTTATATAGAACTGAAGATAAGAAGTCACCAGAATCTTCTGCTAAATCCACATGTACATCTGAATCTAAGGATAAGCTTTCTGTGGGGGAAAATGAAAAGTCAGGGAGTCTTCTGTATACAAAGAACAAAAGTGAAAATCTTAAGAAAGCtaaatgttttgaaaagaaaggtggtaccccccaaaaaagagttcCAAGGGGGAAACTACTTTATGGCTTAACAAATACGCTAAGATTGCGTTTAAAGCAAACAAATCCTGGTATGTTGGTAGTACATGAAAAGAGAGAACAGTATAGAAAAATGCAAGCACAGATATTAGGTGCAAAACTCAGAATTTCATCATCCAAAGTTAAGGTAGTAAATTTTGCAGAGCAACATCAGAAGCCGCATCAACTGCCTAAAGATAAGTATTTAGAATCAGATGCATCTTTTGCTGAAAATAGTGGTACCTCAAAGCAAGTTAGTGTTGCTTTTGATGACCCCAGCACGACTAAAGAAACTCAGCTGAAAcgtgcaactgaaaagacagttGATTGTGGTGAAAATGGAACCAGTAATGATTTATTGGAAGAAATCGTGAGTCCTGCAGACTCCATTGTCTCAGAAAGGTTTATCCATACAAATATGGTGGAAGGAAAAGTGGAAATGAAAGCCCCAAgtctgtttgttttccagcaggaTGCAGCTGTTGACCAAATCATAGTAGGTAAAGAAATAGGTGACAGGCAGGGCAAAGTTACTGATAATGACATTCCTACTGCTGATAGGAGTGAAAATAGTCCAAGTAAAAGCAGTTGCTCCAAAAGCATCTCAGAACTAAAGTCTTCAGGTGACTTCACCAGCCCTTGCTATTCTGAAGACACCAGCAGAATTTTACAAGCTCATGACAGGAGACACAGTCAACATACGAGTCAGTCTAGTGAAACAAGACCGTCCATGAGGAAAAATGGCAGTGAGAAGAGTTCTATTCTTAGCCCACCTTTTTCAGCTGGATCACCAGTGCTCTCACATAAAAGATTCCATATTTCAAAGACTCAAGGTAGAAGTTTGGAGGAAGCATCTTATGTCTCTACCAGTGACTTCTCCTCATCCCATTggactgaggaaaaagaaaaccagatagaCCAAAATAGTATGCataattctaaagttacaaagaGGGATCAAGACATCTCTACTAAACTTAAGTCAAGAACTGATCGCAAGTCCTCAGAAAAAAGCCAGTCACCTCGAACATCTCAAGTGAGTTCTTATCTGCCTTCTAATTTGTCAGAACTAGAACTTAATGTCCTGGATAGCAGCCCTTCAGATCACTTTGAAGAAGACAATGATGACATTTATTCACTAAACATTTCCAAGCAATGCAAAGATATTTGCGAATTAGTAATAAATAAACTTCCAGGATATACAGTGTAA